The DNA sequence atactggtggatggcaaacttatgcgaaagaacgcaagttctgaagtgctgctcaaatgcatatcccaagatgacggcatcaagctcttggatgacatacatgccggatcctgcggcaatcacgcggcctccagaacactggtcgggaaggccttctgagcaggtttttactggccaaccgcagtcgccgacgccgagaaactggttcgacattgtgaaggatgctagTTCtttgctaagaggacccacgtacttgctcacgagattcaaactattccgtcatcctagcctttcgcctgctggggcctcgacatgatcgggccatttaaaccggcttccggcaacttcaagttcgtcttcgtgctaatcgacaaattctcgaagtggatcgaatacatgccactggtcaaagcaacctccgagaaagctgtggagttccttaatCAAATCGTACAtagatttgggatccccaacagtataatcaccgacttgggcactcagttcactggcactacgttctgggacttctgcgatgacaggggcatagtcataaagtacgtgtcagtagctcacccacgggcaaacggtcaagtagagcgcgcgaacggaatgattattgatgccctaaagaaaaggttgtacaccgagaacgatagggcacctggtcgatggatgaaagagttaccggccgtggtctggggtctccgaacacaggctagtcacAACACGggtgtgtcaccctacttcatggtttacggcaccgtggcagtgcttccttcagacataaccttcagatctccaagaattgaaaacttcgaccagtcaatgGCTGACAAtgccagggagctcgaaatcaactgcatggaggaaaagcgtctaatttcatgtcttcgaacagcaaagtatctcgaagccatcaggcggtaccataataggaacgtcaaagaccgttcctttgtggtcggtgatctggtactcaagtggaaaacaagccaggaaggaacgcacaagttatccacaccttgggaagggccctttgtggtcgctgaagtcacacgccctacatcttacagactggcgtatccagacggaacacgcctgcctaattcttggcacatagacaaactgcgtcgtttctatccataaattcCAGCACCTTctgcttgtaagtttcttataattagcaataataaaagttctcTTTTTCGCTATATAttttttacacgcagagctttcgacgagCACAACAATCTTCCTCTAGGGCGAAGATCCTTAACGATTATTAATtaaacacagtgatacatcactcaaatAACATTGCAAcgctcaaaatcatggtcatgacaaaatcaaactttattacaaactttgcatatagagtttacaataaacaacccgctgggcggttcctagtctactcctacagactatcctacaggcctactgctcgggctgatcacccgctcggccttgctgcccagacggaggggtcggggccaccggcgcctggctagtcgagaccgcaggcgtcgaccgcccatctccggcaatggacgCTCCCGACAACTCTCTAGCATATAGAGTCtgaccccggctggtcggggggagtggctgtcccacagaggttgatgtcgccaatcaccgtcgacgacaagtcaagcaggccagcacgaaggtcgtctgcctcccgcggaccaacctccttggggtaccccctctccagtctggacaggtcgaccagaggatagtgggcgcgcaccatgctgaggacgtgcgcaccggcgaattccccggcgtccttgacgaactgctggagccagtcccacgcccgttgcgccttctcgactggcgtTAGTCTCGGCGCGTGAGGCTGGTCTttagggagctcggggctgatcaagtcaagaactggggccactcctttccaaagcttgatgcaattggtcttccaggagtcccggtccttgatcaactcgtctaaatgcttcttggtattcaccttgagcactacaaaccaagcaGGAGGTCAGTTCGCAAATAAGAAAAGGAACGCTGAGCAACCAAAGAAAAAAGGGGTAGCACGGTTAccaccagacaactcccgattCCTGTTGCTTAGCTCCTCGCCAGCTCGGCGCCCGGTCTCCAGTGCTCCAGCAAGCtcctggctgagctgctccttctcttgccggAGGCGTGCAACCAGTCTGCAGGAACAATCCCTGGTCAACAAAACTGACTACGTGGCTACATACAGCTACTCGGAATACGCGAATGACCTCTCCTTTGCCGATCCTGGTCGGCCAACCGCCGATTGAGGTCGAGaaggcgctcttcctgagcactcatctcggccgtcTTCTCCCCGGCTTCCGACCGAAGCCGATCCAcctccgcggacagggccttgttctcggccacaatgccctcaatttggtcgaagcaccttttccggtacttcaccgttttcattgcgccctgcaagaagAATACAAGCTGAACCCAGCAACATGGCACATAAGCGTCGAGCAGCGCaaaggaccacttaccttaacctcgtccacaaGACGCTTTGTCgtgcgctccaccctcgcggcctcctccatctccgcgagctcctcatatccgatgaagtggtccctacgttggcgccacactagacgtgctggcggccatcacggggacgaccttggatctcctccacgtcaTCGTCGGAGGCCGTCCGGGTCTCCTCGTTCGCCGCACTGCCACCGGCCGTGGTCACAGGCATCACTGGACCCTGgtccaggccaggggagcctacGGGCAAAGAGGCCCCTGCTTGGGGTAGGATTGGGCCTCCCCTTTCTTCGGCTAGTGGAGGAGTTGGGGCTCTGCTCTCCTCCTCCACAACGTTACTCGGGGGAGGCGTCCTCGTAGCCTCCTCGTTCCTCGTCGGGGTGCTCGCCGTGGCCCTTGCCGGGGCCGGATgctcctcggcgctctcagCCGCGGTTGTCGCCacgggctgctctgtggtctgcggCGCGGCGTCCCCAACTACAGCGACGGGCTCAGCTGCCTTCTGGCCAGCAACGCGGTCCGGGtcgacgtccgacgccgcgctaacaaCAAAGCAACATTTTACCAACATCAAAAGCAGTAGCAAAAACACAAATTGAAGTACGAGAGTAAGATTGAACAACTTACAGATCGGAGCGCCTGTGCGTCGCGGTGAAGAACCTCCTCCTGGCTCTACCGATCGGCGCCTGCACCCCCGTCTCTACGACGCGCGTCGGCTCGACGTGCGGGGCAGGAGGGTCGCTAGTCATCCGaccagtggtggccggcgcaaCGTCCAGACGACTGCGCGGCCTCCGAACCAGAGaaggcgcggcctcctcctcctcctcgtcgtcgtcggtgatccggacgagccgacggcgctttggcgccttgctgctctccgccggtagcgaCTCCGCAGGAGATGGATCCACCACTagcggccttttccccgccactctatcTTCGGTGGTCGAGGCGGGGCggttctgctcctcctcgctgctggtgtattgggGACACTGAGCAGCGtcgtcctctggcgggtctATTCCCGCGGGATTCTCCATGCCGGGTGCCAGTGATAGGTACACCGCGCACCGATCAATGTCTCCAATCTGCAGCAACATCAAAGATAAGTCAATAGCTGGGAGAACAAGTACTCAGAAAGTAAATTCAGTCAGTAacattaccttaggagctggtcgtcccagcttgaaggcctgcaTCCGATCACCACTCCGGACAAAGCTGTCGTCTGcaaagttgaacaactcgttCAATAGCTGTTGCACTTCTGCCTTCTCCAAGACTTCAggactcatcctggtcgggtcctggctcccagcgtattcgtacgccgagtgaacctgttgacaccgtttttgggcacgtgtctaggatggcaggataaggtggcagtacgatgtttacaaagcgggttgccgatgaggatggttgccgatgagggagaagttgaatgtgactaagtccacaggcagtaatgtGGTGccaatggctagataagaaagtctgccgatgactatggcaaaggatctgctgatgatgcaaaggaggagtctggaagctgccggtcgttatgtggaggagtttcagtttgtcacgagggatagttttgttatttccttaattatttgcatcgttttgtatacggattccgtgtaatttggaattcgaattctaatcgtgtctggttgtagctctttgagcagggtataaatatagaccctagggccttgtaataatcaatcaatcaatcaaacacacgtttttactcatattccagcatctacttttcgacgacttcgtcatactttttccttttattacgagttcttaggaattcgtcgacttaagctccgcgtgagtacctcttagccgtgacatccgggcgcatcgctgttgtcaggactaaagtattcgagttatcacctttgccgatagtaaggtcaaatcggctggcacgccttaacgtttgaatcgggtattagccctttgtgtttgcagatcagttttgcatcaacacatcttttggcacgcctagtgggaccagattgaagatcaagatcaacatgtcgatctctaacctcgatcaagagaacgtcatccccgtgacggaggccaacctcatggatgagcagaagcaagctattgcccaagccatggaagaattcaagcagcaatgcctgaggtctttcagcataaacaggagcggcgaagtggtccagaaagatgcactgccggcaccacggcaggttacctttgacgccaatcctggcaagcttcaagatatggttgacaatgccatcaatcgagcgttgattaaccaagctggtgtactgtctaatacggttttcaatgccgtggcaagaactttcaaggaaggacaaatcccaccagagtatgtgggcccctcccatcatcagccaacggcaccagaggtcacggctccatcggctgccttgacgaatgcaagtgcacaatctgccgtccctccaagtacatcggggactactggtgcactatctatgccgatggcaaccaacccacaaatttcagttgggcagcataaactgacaacagatatgttggcatcggcaatgtcagggttgactcttcctcccaactggtggggttacggtatgcctccagagttgacgccgggaacatcacaaataactgacatgaggggcaaaactcctatgacatcggcacctcccaatgcgccggtgaaccagagtcctcggtataccacaactactactgcaaggcctcacactggaaatcctcaagattcaatgttcgagatgcccaacgcatcggcagagtcaatgctgatgcagcagaggcctatggcccagtcggggtatgtcaattcaacgacggtacccaattaccaatcatcggcagcacctatgccgatgaacgctaataatggatggcttggacagcaagcctttccacaatcgccccagcagagttaccagactacaaggttccagcaagggcaggtctatcccgggttccaaggtcaggggattcccaaccagccaatgaattttggacagcaactcggaggacagccaatcggtggacagcagtttggtggtccgcagattggaggacaggcgatcaatacaatgttccgttcagatcacgtcccgaacagacacctggaggttcgccaccgagtgccagatccgcagccacctcatcggcaagatgccgatgcatattgggccgataagattgctgaagtaatgagggaacaatttgggataaaacccaaagtcaacacttattcttatcggacaccgtatcctcccgcgtatgatttgatcccgcttccacatcggtacaaggtaccggattttacaaagttttccggacaggacgacacgtcaaccatggagcatgtcaacaggttcattattcaatgtggagaggctggtaacagggacgaattgagggttcgtctattttcgtcatcattgtctggatcggcttttacttggttcatatcattacctcccaactcagtaattacttgggccgatctagagaagcaattccacaaatacttcttctcgggggttcatgagaagaagatcaccgacttggtcaagttgaggcaacgtaatgatgagtcggttgagggatttgtgcagaggatacgagaggtcaagaataaatgctatagcctggttctggatgatcggcagctagccgatttggctttccagggtttgttgccacatatcagggataagtatgcctctcaggagttcgaaagtttaagtcatttggtgcagaggatttctgatcaagacatcaagcctttcgagcctaagagagcatggaataagaaagtgtcatttgttgatgaagcaacaagctcagattctgatgaagaaccagtaatcggtttggcagagtgggtaaaaaacaagaagccgatgtcttgtccttttgggcagaaggaaccagagaagtttgcctttgacaccgccaaggctgataggatatttgactttctacttcaggaaggtcaggtcaaactgtcacctaaccatgtgatcccatcggcagaagagttgaagaggatgagatattgcaagtggcataatgcaacttcccatgacaccaacgagtgcaaagtattcagacagcagctgcaatcagctatagagtcagggagaatcaagtttgacagttccaaagcccagaagccgatgaagatagaccaacatcctttcccgacaaacatgttggatgctaaggggaaggctaaggtcttaacatcggagacagctgagaagagtgcatcggtagatcctcagcatcaagttactactaccgatgcaagaagtaagggcttggtccaggaaggaactagctcaggaaggcttcctcgatctggtatcgtcataactcatagaaggcctcgagaaaaatggcaacaacgggaagatcggtatcggcgccagcaggaagattatcgacgggaagaagaaagacgccgacaggagtggaatcggcacagggatcattggaattgtccattcttcatccattgttgggaggaaaatatcaagcttcctactgtcagaaactgccctgagtgcaacggttatgatcggtacgataggatcgatcggcattatcataatgatgaacggcgatttaatgggccgatcagaggaagggtgtcagttcatgaccggctgtgGGGCAGATgtagtgggcacgacagacttagtgaccgtgtccagtattttcccaggaaccaagaagagctcgagggaacggctatctttgagaaacctgccgatgacgagaggcagcatattaaagctctgttcctcaaaggaagggttgatgggcagccaatgaccaagatcctagttgatggtggagctgctattaatattatgccgtatgcagtatatcggaagcttgggaaaggggatcaagatttgaccaagaccgatatgatgctcaaagactttgaaggaaacgtgtctccagtcaagggggcgatatgtgcagagttgaccatcggcagcaaaaccttgccgacaacttttttcgtgatcagcggaaaaggtgcttacaacttattattgggaagagattggattcatgccaattgttgtatcccatctacaatgcatcagtgcttggttcagtgggtaggtgacaagattgagattgtcccaggggattcttcttatgttatcgcatcggcagaagcggatacttacgaaaggaccaggtgcatttcaggagaagtttgggagaaagattttctcaaagttgccgattatgagattccaccgatccaagcagtcggttctgacgacggtttttaatggatagattcgccgatgatggaaaattaggccagggattcacatcggccgatgatttggtagaagtagatataggtagtggtgataagcctaggcctacttttattagtgctaaattagatcctgagagtaagcgacaattgactagtttgttaaaggaatataaagattgctttgcttgggattatacagagatgcctggtttagaccgatcaattgttgaacatcggttacccatcaagtctggatttcggccacatcagcaaccagcccgccgatgtaatcctaacattctacttgatattaaggccgaaatcactaaacttattgaagctaagtttattcggcagtgtcggtatgccgaatggatttccaatgttgttccggtttacaagaagaacgggaagcttcgggtgtgcattgatttcaggaatctcaataaagctacgccgatggatggatacccaatgcctgtcgccgatctactggttgatgctgcggctggtcatcgggtcatcagcttcatggatggtaatgcaggttacaatcaaatattcatggcggaggaggatattccaaaaaccgcattcaggtgtcctggtcatgttgggctatttgaatggatagtcatgacttttgggttgaagaatgctggtgctaatTATCAGagggtgtgggggtataaacccctatacccttacggctagacttccgccaggaggcttggcccgttacgagacgagttcaaggcttgatccgacagcctggagtttcgcgcaaggaagcaagatgtggagatcaagcaggattctagtcggttagaataggaattgatatcaaactatctatgacaattgtaaccgactaggattagtttccagatctgtaaccctgcccttcagactatataaggagaggcaggggacccccctaggacatacgattctctcaacacaaatcaatacaaccagacgtaggacgtaggtattacgccaactcggcggccgaacctggataaaaagcttgtccgagtcttgcgtcaccatcgagttcgtagtttgcgcaccgtctaccgatagactactaccgtgggtataccccaaggtagactgccgaccagctttcgtcgacagtggcgcgccaggtagggggtgtgcgtgcaacttttccggcgaacaagagggtcacgatcccagcttccgcgaccgtgcctgaaggcctcacgttcaccgttggccagatcacgtggacgacgtgcagtggcggcctcacgaccacgatttcgaaagagacccagatccaatctgagatcatgccgtctccgaccacacacgaggcggcccgaccaccgctcccgctctacaagggaaagaagatcgacagctcggaccttctccaagcgctcgatcgcgctgactccaagctactcgaagtttcccaactagtagatggaattctgcgtcggcccgaccaagctgctccagcggattttttcaaatcccgccggccaactcgtgtcgccacacacgaacggctgggaacgtctctgacgataacctcaacaccctcaggacgatccgtcgagctcaagaaggaagattatccttgcggcctgaacaactcggcctctgtttactcacagcacacccaatccgttttcagcaaggcgggttggttgccgacaaggaacgatcgtcactacgtcaacatggtgacaatccgagaactacgggacagccaggtttccagcaccaactcaagcaccggttccgtccccaccgaggttataaacaccgaagacgaggactacgacctggatttcccttcataccctccgggtttcgaccgattcccgatatttcccccccggcgaggggatattgtattcaatgtcagcgccgacgaaccggtcgttgatggagaaacagatgaccagaggcaactccgcgaacatcgtaacgccgatcgcgcccgacgacgtgcggacgagcaacaacaaatgccaccaaataatctcaacgatgcctttgacatggtcggggaccagccagtctacaaaacgccaagcgccaacgtggctgtcgccatggctaacctggatcggcttcctgacacccccgaatgccagggagtccggaccagcatccgagcacacctgatcgccgcaatgggacagacagccactttgctcaagagagtccaggacgtctcttatacggaagccgcctccgaccagactaatcgtagccgggcctcacccagcaggcgtcaccgcagccgctcccccgacaaccgtcgaggggactcacggcgcgacgatggtggtcgggacgccgatggccgccgcaagcagaaccgcgtacgcggccaagaagaagatcaacacagggatctccgccacaacatcccttccaaagatgcccgggaccgcatcaacaggcgcgccgcagagagagcagtccacgaaaacctgcgccgcatcgagtacgatgcaacgcacggtcctccgggcctaagacagttctcctcacacctccgccaggtcgtgtggccccgcaatttcaagctcgaaaaacttaaaaaatacgacggcaaggaaaatccagagaactggatcaccctctacgaaatcgccgtccgatcagcggcaggggatgagcacgtcatggctaactacttcctcgtagtcctcgaccaagctggtcatcagtggcttctcggcttgcccgaggactccttcgactcttgggaagagctacaccaggctttcatcgacaacttcatcgccacatgcgagcagcctggaaacaagtatgaccttgaaaggataagggacaggaagaacgaacctctgcgcgattacatccgatgattctcggatatgcgcctcaaaatcccgaagatttctcatgacgaggccatctcagccttcatcaagggcctgcgtttccacgaagcgctgaggaacaagctgttgcgtaagcgtccaacaacggtagcagagctcctcgccacggccaaaaattacgccgatgccgatgacgcagaaaaactaatccgagacgatgcgagaggtcccgaccagcctccccggcgagatgatggtcgtggtcgctacgacagcagaaatcaccgccgctccgacaaccgcgatcatcgagagggttgggatcggcg is a window from the Sorghum bicolor cultivar BTx623 chromosome 5, Sorghum_bicolor_NCBIv3, whole genome shotgun sequence genome containing:
- the LOC110435913 gene encoding uncharacterized protein LOC110435913, whose product is MSPEVLEKAEVQQLLNELFNFADDSFVRSGDRMQAFKLGRPAPKIGDIDRCAVYLSLAPGMENPAGIDPPEDDAAQCPQYTSSEEEQNRPASTTEDRVAGKRPLVVDPSPADRLDVAPATTGRMTSDPPAPHVEPTRVVETGVQAPIGRARRRFFTATHRRSDLAASDVDPDRVAGQKAAEPVAVVGDAAPQTTEQPVATTAAESAEEHPAPARATASTPTRNEEATRTPPPSNVVEEESRAPTPPLAEERGGPILPQAGASLPVGSPGLDQGPVMPVTTAGGSAANEETRTASDDDVEEIQGIVPADWLHASGKRRSSSARSLLEHWRPGAELARS